Within the Miscanthus floridulus cultivar M001 chromosome 2, ASM1932011v1, whole genome shotgun sequence genome, the region TCGGCCGTCCGCTGCAGCGCCGTCGGAGGTGAAGCTCCTTCTCTTCTGCGCCGCCGATTGGGAGGCTTGGGCTGAGAAGTTAATTTAGCTGCTCCTTTGACGTGGTGGTGCTTCAGAGGCGGTAGTGGAGGAGACCTCGCCCGGGACGGTGGAGGAGCCGCTGCTGGTGAGCGCAATCAGAGGGAGGAAGGTCGAGAGGCCACCCGTCTGGCTTATGAGGCAGGCTGGGAGGTACATGAAGGCAAGTCCACCTCCATTTTATTCGATTTTCTCTGTTCGTCTCCTAAGCATTTTGTAGTTAGCATTCCAGTGCCCAGCCCGAAGAACGATCTAAATTGGTTAGTAGTGTTGTAGTCATAGTCTCAAAAAGTGACTGATTAGTTATataagaattagcagaattaaccAATATTCTTCATAGAAGGGGACGGAAATGCTGAATATTTGTAGGGTGCTATGATGTAGGCTCCAGTGGCATGTGGAAAAATGGACTAAACTCATCCTCAGAACTCCCTGCAAAATGCCAAAATCAATGCCCACTCCACAGTTGTTCTACCATTTTGCTGTTTAAAATGAAGGCTGATTCCCCTCCACGCACAACAACAGCCTTAAAGAAAAAGATAAAGATGCTTACTAGTGATTGCATATTGATCTAATTGATCCTGGTTCTGACCTTGTTCGCTTTTTCAGAACCATGCAACTCTGTGTCTATGACTCATGGTTTATATAATATAAAAATGTCAAGTTAGCTGTGGCTTCTTGAATACGGATGGGTCTATGTTTTCTTTAAAGGCATGCTTTATTTGTGCAACCAATAGCGAACATCCATCCTTACTAACTTCTTGCCCTTTGAATTTTCTGCAGAGCTACCAATTGCTCTGCGAGCGATATCCTTCGTTCCGTGAAAGATCAGAAAATGTTGACCTAGTTGTTGAGATCTCTTTGCAACCATGGAAGGTTTTCAAGCCTGACGGAGTAAGCTGCATAATTTAGCCTTTTGTGTATGTTGTTTAATATCTCTGTTAGGAAATTAGCACAAAGCTTACATCAATTACATGAATTTGAGATATTTCCCATGTGCAATATCTGTTATTCTGCTATTTATGGTATTTGGTGTTGTGCTAATATTTTTCATATGCTTTTGTTAGGTCATCTTGTTCTCGGATATCCTTACTCCACTTCCTGGGATGAACATACCTTTTGACATTGTGAAGGGAAAAGGTCCAGTGATCTATGATCCTTTGAGAACAGCAGCTGCTGTGAATGAAGTCAGAGAATTTGTTCCTGAGGAGTGGGTCCCTTATGTGGGACAGGCTCTGAATTTGTTGCGACAAGAGGTTAGTATATGTTGTTCAGTACCCAGACATGAAAATTGAAAAAATGTGGTCAATTGGTCACTAAAAAACATGTTCATATGGAACTAGGTTTGTTCCTGTTAAGATTTTGGTAGTCAACTCACAGTTTTCACTTTCTAATAATTAATCAATCCTCTAGGTTTCACAGAGTATATATCAGTCGCCTTAAGTGGCAGGCAATCTGGGCTCATCTTTTAAGTTTTAATGCAACAGTACTTGGAGCATGCTAGAGTCATGAAAACATTATGGAATAAGTACATCAAGATAGTGCAATTGCTCATGCTGAGTAGCTTATGTGGATTTTTGAATGGGAATGGTCTCATATGATAAAATGTTGCATTTCAATTTTTTATGCTGTTATGCATATGCTTTACTTTTCTTTGGTCGGTATCAatccattgtagcatttcagatAGGGCTTGACATATTCTGGAGTTCGGCTTACTGAGAATCCAACAATAAGATGCTTCtatttattttcataaaaagaaaaTCAATGCCATtggggatttttttttgtttttaccaTTGTTTAATGCAAATATAGTAAAAAGAAGTATAGTTTATATTTGCTGTCCTTTTATAGTCAAACGGCATGGTAATGGACTAACGGTACACTGAAATAACTAATCTCCTTTTTTCGAAAGATTGGAAAATATTTTAAGTTCGAGTGGAAACTAGAAAACATGTCTCTCTAATCTTATTTGGATTTTTGGTATTTTGCATGGCATTTTGTTTTCAGCATGTAGAGGTAGTATCAAGGTACATTTCAAACATATGATAATTTTTCTTCTTGCTAAGAGTGACTCAGTTGTTTCTTTCTCAGGTTAAGAATGAAGCTGCTGTACTAGGTTTTGTTGGAGCTCCGTTTACCTTGGCATCTTATTGTGTGGAAGGAGGTTCATCAAAGAACTTTACAATGATTAAGAAAATGGCCTTCTCAGAACCAGCGGTATGGAAAAGATCTTTGTTCCACATGAATACTGTTGTACTCAGCGCAATCCCTTGTGAAAATTGCGAATGCATGTAGGATACTGAATACTACACAGTTTGCTTGGCTTCTAGCATGACATCTGAATAATTTGGTTTATATATATCTCAGAGTAATACAAAAGGACATTGCTAGAGTTTATTAACACACAGCATATTTTAAGTTTGTTACATTATTTCATTATTTTTTTCTTGATCATCCTGAGTCTTGTTATAAAGCTTTGATCTTGACAGTTGCTTTCGTGTTTTTGTAGATTCTACATAATTTGCTACAAAAGTTCACAACATCGATGGCTAACTATATTAAATACCAAGCAGACAATGGGGCGCAGGCTGTCCAAATTTTTGATTCATGGGCTACTGAACTCAGCCCAGCTGATTTTGAGGAATTTAGCCTTCCTTATCTAAAGCAGATAGTGGATAGTGTTAAGGAAACACATCCTAACTTGCCTCTGATACTATATGCAAGTGGATCTGGGGGCTTGCTGGAGAGGCTTCCTTTGACAGGTGTTGATGTTGTGAGCTTGGACTGGACAGTTGATATGGCAGAGGGCAGGAAAAGATTGGGATCTAACATAGCAGTTCAAGGGAATGTGGACCCTGGCGTTCTTTTTGGATCCAAAGAGTTTATAAGCAAGCGGATTTACGACACTGTGCAGAAGGCTGGCAATGTTGGACATGTGTTGAACCTTGGCCATGGCATCAAGGTTGGAACTCCAGAGGAAAATGTTGCTCACTTCTTTGAGGTTGCAAAAGGGATCAGATACTAAAGAACCTTGGTTCTTGCCTTTCTCCAATCAGTAGAAGTTGTAGAATCGGTGGTTGAGGATAGATGCAGAAAGCCGTGTGTAGTATAGAGTACTTGAAAACATTTTTGTTACTGATTCTGTCTGTCGCATTTCAAGTTCCGATTTCGGTGTAATATTGTAAGCAgatttgaagggcgggcctggtgcaagcggtagagtcttaccgcatgtgaccggaaggtcccgggttcgagtcgcggtctcctcgcattgcacaggcgagggtaaggcttgccactgacaccctttccacagagcgggagctctctgcactgggtacgcctttTTTACTGTAAGCATATTTGAGTTGAGGCGCAATGAAGTGCCTACTTGTTTATAGCCCTATAGTTCTGTACAATCCAGCCTTGTTTATGAGACTACGAAGCAGAAATATTGATCATATGTTGACATGATAGAAACATTTCAATGTTATCACTTCGAGGGTGTTTGTTCTTGTATTCTCTTAGAATACTAGTTAAAAACATTTTCTTTTCGTGATATCATTTTTTTTTCAGGTTAACTTCGGTTCCTAGATAACTTGCTCGTGATCTATCTTGTTAAGTTAAAATTTTCAGCAGTGATTTTGTACTGTACTGTTTGGAATTCCTACCTTGCACTTGACCTATAGCAGCAGAGTTCCATTGATCCAACCGAAAGGTTATTCGTTTCAGGTATTGCGTGCATGAATTCTAGAAATTGTATAAATTTTAGGAATAATACCTGATCCTACATAGAAACAGTTTTTTGGATCATCAAGCAAATGTAGTTGGCTGCTGAAACATCTGGTACTTTTAGTGCTGGTACTGGTGGCAAACAATGGAAGACAAGAGGTTGTTCCTGTGGGAGGTGTTCACCAAGATATCTCTATTAAATGATACACATGCTCAAAAGTGGAGCAATTAGCAATGCTTCTTAAACATTAAGTATGAAGGACCGCAGGGGGATGCCAGTGTTAGAAGATTCTTTTCCTTACTGATGAAGCCCAGCTGCTTGCTTCAGCTTTACCTGAAAGCGCCGAGAGCAGGCCAACGGTGCAGTCAGCTGGTGCGTATGCCATTGTTTTTCTATGGCCGCTGCATCCATGCTTGTACTCCCAATTTAATCCTTCAGCTTTATCCAGACGACACGGTGCGCTGTTTGATGAAATAATAAGCGTACATTAAAAAAAGGAGGGTTCTTATTTAAGAATAAAACTGCAATGCAGCTATCAGGTCAGGTTTGGTTCTTTGCCACTTATCCAGTTATCCTTGCTCTCAATTGTTCCTGACGTTGATGACAGATCAGGCCATGCTTATCCTTGCTTGATCTACTGCTGCTGACAAATCTATTTATGTCGCCTTAGTTTGTTCTTAGTGTCATGTTAGCTTTTGAGCGGAGGAAAAAACTTGTCTGTGCCTGCCGCGCTTAAAAACCTGGATGCTTATCTGCATTTGGGCTTGATGCTATCCTGATCTGATGCTCACAGAATAACAAAGTAAATAAAGCAGATTAGTATTTATCAACCCGCCGGCTGCAACTCTCACGTTGATTTAGGAAGGTGACATTTGAAAAGGAAACTGCAGCTTTTGTTAGCTTTGTTGTTGTGTTGGGCCCCACTTGATTATTCATGTCAAATGGTTAATTAGGCCGACCGATGGATTAATCCTAGTTTGACGAAAATGACATGGATGATCAACTCATTTTCCCATTTTCGTACTAATTCTTTGTTTTCTGAGAACGGGAAATGTATGGTTTTTAAAAAAATATCGGTAATGCTTGAGTTAGGGCTTCCGTCCGCTCTGACGTCGGGTCCCTGGGCCTACGAACCAGCCAGGTCTGCTTCCCTCATGGTCCATCTAAAAATAACGAACGCAGTTTTCTTTCTTCTCACCCAGTCACTCGCTGCGCCGTGATATCCCCACCGTCCACCGAGCCCCGCTTCTATCCACGCCGCACTCTCCGCCTCCCCCGCGCCCTCCTCCATCTCCACTGCTCTGAGCGCTGGCGGCCGCCTTGCTCCTTCTCCACCGCGCTCACCGCAAGCGCTGCGCAGGCGCCGGCCACCGCGTGTGCCCAGACGGCCAGGAGAGGGGCTATCACTGGCCGGGCCCAGGATAGGCGCAGGCACAGCTGGCTACTGCCAGGTCGCGCCACCATCCTCGGCTGCCGGCTAGCCGAAACTAGCCGTTCTTCGGTCTCCTTTGCGTCGtccggaagaagaagaggaagggcgaaCAACGCATGTTTCAagagtatgttttaagtgtttcagatgttctatagatatattacaaatgtttcatatggatgttgcaaaaaatagatcgagatattgcatatgttgcaatggttgtacatgtatgttaCTAGCTTCTGTTTtgaatgttttatctgttttttttcagatgcatgttccaaatgtgtttatctgaatgttgcatatgcttcacacatatgttgcaaatgttttatctggatgttgcgtatgttttgcaATGGGTTTCAGGCGTTTTTACAAGTGTTTCGtacgtatgtttcaaatatttcatctatctttagacgtatgtttcaaatgttgcatctggatatttcaaaaatagatcgagtgttgcacatgttgcaacaaGACCCACCTGTCGCAGCCACCTGCAATAGCTGCTAGGGCGTCGCCGAGCGGGCGCTGACGGCAGAGGGGCACGAGCGGTCCCCAAGCGCGGTGAGCGCCGCGGGCGACGTCCGAGTGGTGCGGGCCCTGCGTGGGCGCGCAAAACGCAAGCACGGCGGGGCGTGCAAGCATGGGGACAGAGCATAGGTGCACGGGAAACGAAGTGAGGACGGGGTGAAGTGCAGGCGCGGACGTCCGGACATACGCGTTCATCCGAACGTCTGGGCTGAAAAAATATTGACGAGGTTGGTAGAAATCTGTAGCGAAATGCTTGGTTTGGATTTTGTACCTAAATATACAGCCACATTTCATAGTTGCACGGTGCCTCTCTAGCTATAGGGCATGTTTGGCACAGCTTATAATGTGAGCTGTTTTATTTGTCAAACATTCATTTTTAAAACAGTTTTGCCCATAAAGTTTTTTTTCTCCCTCTCTTACAAAGACATAAGTTATGATGAAGCTGAAAAAAGTAGCGTATCCCAGCTCTCtccctcatttctctctcccaTCCGTGCGTGAAGCTGTAGGTGAAACTGTTTTGCCAAACAGTTTTTTCCAAAACAGCTCAGTTTCACCTATAAATTTGTTCATAAAgctgttttctaaaaaaatagcTTACTAGTAAAGCTAAGCTGTGTCAAACATACCCATATTTAATACACGTTCAATTAGACGAGTCTGATTCCAAACAAGCGGCGCACATTTCCGTTtatatatagatgaaaaaaaaaccgtGAAGCTCAAGCTATGGCGGCCTCCCTCCCCTCCGGCAACAGTACGTTCGCTCggtcgtatttgacttataagttatgacttatcagtcaacaaacagtatttttctttcacaccaaaccaaccaataATACTTATCAAACCCGTCCTAACGAAACAGGACGACCATCAGTAGCCCGACACCTCAACAGCGACAAACCTCGTCCTGTCGCTATAGGAGCCGCGACTTCTCGCGCCTCGATCGGAAGAGCACCACCTCTCACCTTCCATAGTTGCACAGGAAGCGACAGGCGGACGAGACCGATCAGGTGACCACCGAGCCTAGGCGTGTCCGTCCGAGGAGAAAGCCGATCGAAACGCCGGAGGCCGTGTGGTTATCGTATCGCATACGGCGTTGGTGTTGATCGGATCGGGTAGTTGCGGTTGGGCGTGTCCCTATCCAGCGGAAAATATCAAGGGTGGCGGCCGCAGCCCGCACAATCCCGCACGCGCTGATCCGGTGCGAGTGCGATGGTGACGGGATCCTTGTCAGTTCATCTTCTTCCTTAGGGCgcatttagttcccaaaaatttttagGTTTGGCTACTGTTTGACTAtcgtagcacttttgtttgtatttggtaattagtatctaattatggactaattatgttcgaaagtttcgtctcgcgatttctcttccaattatgcaattaattttttttcgtctacatttagtactccatgcatgtgcctcAAAATTCGACGTGACACtttgaggtgaaaatttttgggaactaaacaggccctcagTACTCCATCTGGACCAAAttatctttctttttttcatACAGCAAGTTTAatttgatttataaaaaatacatgtaacatttatatctttaaaaaTTTATTAGAAAACTAAATTTAAAGATCTttctaataatattaattatatatcataaatattaatatttttaatatatattttgttaaagttgtttctcgaaaaaaaaaacagatattttggaacggagagagtatatcttcttcttcttctttgcaatTCCTTTCCTTGCGTACAACTTTTGGATTTACTTTTGAGCTCTTATCTTCTTATTTGCGCATTACTCCTTTTATTatca harbors:
- the LOC136539889 gene encoding uroporphyrinogen decarboxylase — translated: MATACPPLSLPSTSLFRGRSARAGPRRRQLSAVRCSAVGEAVVEETSPGTVEEPLLVSAIRGRKVERPPVWLMRQAGRYMKSYQLLCERYPSFRERSENVDLVVEISLQPWKVFKPDGVILFSDILTPLPGMNIPFDIVKGKGPVIYDPLRTAAAVNEVREFVPEEWVPYVGQALNLLRQEVKNEAAVLGFVGAPFTLASYCVEGGSSKNFTMIKKMAFSEPAILHNLLQKFTTSMANYIKYQADNGAQAVQIFDSWATELSPADFEEFSLPYLKQIVDSVKETHPNLPLILYASGSGGLLERLPLTGVDVVSLDWTVDMAEGRKRLGSNIAVQGNVDPGVLFGSKEFISKRIYDTVQKAGNVGHVLNLGHGIKVGTPEENVAHFFEVAKGIRY